In Acetivibrio cellulolyticus CD2, the sequence NNNNNNNNNNNNNNNNNNNNNNNNNNNNNNNNNNNNNNNNNNNNNNNNNNNNNNNNNNNNNNNNNNCAAACATTACCGCGACAGCATGTTTCTGTCAAGAGGTCTTATCAAAATTTCCTAAAAAAATAAATAAAAAATGCTCCCCTACTTCGAAGAGTCTTTGAAGAATTACTGTATATCTTCGAAGTTTCTGTAAAGCAACTTAATAGAAGCTATAGAGAGCTTATGAGTGGCTACGGCAAAACCGGAAATACTATTTGAGATATTTCCGGTTTTGCCTAAAGGAATGAATCATCCAAGAATAAGATGATTCATTCCTTGTATGTCGCTACGCAGTTGCCTTCGCAGTCACATATCAGAATCCTTCGAAGAACTTGCGTTTCTTAAAAGCTGCTCAACAGAAGCTATAAAGAGGCTTATGAGTGGCTACGGCAGAACTGGAAATACTATTTCGAGATATTTCCAGTTCTGCCTAAAGGAATGAATCATCCAAGAATAAGATGATTCATTCCTTGTATGTCGCTACGCAGTTGCCTTCGCATTCACATATCAGAATTCTTCGAAGAACTTGCAATTCTTAAAAGCTGCTTAACAGAAGCTACAAAGAGGCTTATTAGTAGCTACGGCAGGACTGGAAATATTATTTTAGATATTTCCAGTCCTGCCTACAAGAATGAATCATCAAAATAATTTTTGTTGATTCATTCTTTGTATGTGTCTTTGAAAGCTACTTTAAAGAGGCTTCAAAGAAAACTTATAGCTGCTCCGAAGAACTTTTCCGGGAAGGGAGCATTTTTTATTTATTTTTTTAGGAAATTTTGATAAGACCTCTTGACAGAAACATGCTGTAGCGGTATTGTGTGCTCCAGCTTATGGCAGATATACATTTCTTTGAAGTTGTGGAGTATTTTTTGTGGAGGTTGTTTTTTATGGTGTGTTTAGGTTCAGTAAGCAAGTTTTGGATGGACGAGTGCCTTGAGGTCAGGGTCAGTGGTTCATGGCTCAAGGATTTCGGTTTTGAGTATGGGCACAAGGTAGTCGTTGAGGTTACCGCAGGTCAGATAGTCATTAAGGCTGTTCAGATTGAGGATATGGATGCAGTAGAAGGTGAAGAGACATGAGAGGCAGATATTACGGGAGGTACGGGCATTATTCCCGGTACTTCCCATTTATATCATGGTTGATTTCCTTATTTCAGATTAAGGAGAATTAGTTTTATAGTGGTTCACCTTTTTCTCCTTCCTGCCATTTTGGAAGTAGTTGGAGGAATTTTCGCTTTGTTTATTATTGTTTTTGTAAAGGCTTTAATAGTGGGTGTTTGCTTCTTCATTGATAATGCTTTTACAAAGGCTGTAATATTAGCTTTTTTAGTATGATTTTCTATTGTTAAAATTATAGAGGGTTTTAAATGCTCTCTTTACATAGATTACAGGAGCTTTATTGACTGTATGTGTCTATGTGGGAATCTGTGTTTTTTGCAGTTTCTAACACTATCAGGAGTATGTCAAAAGTTCCAACAGTTCCAGTAAAGGTACTGTCTTAAATACAGTGCCTTCTGGAAACATGTTAAAAAGATTGATACAAGGCTGTAAAGGTTTTGCGGTTTTGTATGTAGTTTTTTAAAGGTTGATTGTTAAAAGGCTTGATACAAGGCTATAAGGTTTTTTGTAGTTTTATATGTGGCTTTTT encodes:
- a CDS encoding SymE family type I addiction module toxin; this translates as MVCLGSVSKFWMDECLEVRVSGSWLKDFGFEYGHKVVVEVTAGQIVIKAVQIEDMDAVEGEET